A region from the Aphis gossypii isolate Hap1 chromosome 1, ASM2018417v2, whole genome shotgun sequence genome encodes:
- the LOC114126906 gene encoding melatonin receptor type 1A-like isoform X1, whose product MPSSKETTATCSVHGSQNSMLDQFNVTSAINETSKAIVESVMSTTMINDGPLADSDAVSPVTLSMEWSRVARLLIMIGLSVIGSIGNVYMISSVMIEDHLNKRGNTFVANVALADLLISGLVIPASAVVILSGLQDSPPVCQFQWFLSILCCLVTVLTMAAVAAENYIRLCLTPECYAKLTVRKITTLLFAIWIVSSILVTLQFVYKMGPDYCAKKVSSIVPTQALVAGAIVLAPLLITAGLYMRITYQVHVARLNPSFKPPLAFNWDYSLMLANAYSFVMFVVFWAPFAVVLALATVQRLSAQVFYNLAWLALSKSCFNNLVYCAGNRHFRNAYVNLFHYCCCKTTVTFSRRARDGASRPSGDVRVHIIPGYNMYSYTSPTRSRESGSCPLQGRPRARANGGGGGLGCGGGGGGGGGGGGRDVYEL is encoded by the exons aacTCTATGTTGGACCAATTCAACGTGACGAGCGCGATAAACGAGACGTCCAAAGCCATCGTAGAGTCAGTTATGAGCACAACGATGATAAACGACGGACCGCTGGCGGACAGCGATGCCGTATCGCCTGTCACGCTGAGTATGGAATGGAGTAGGGTGGCCAGGCTGTTGATCATGATCGGCCTGTCCGTTATCGGCAGCATCGGTAACGTTTACATGATCAGCTCAGTAATGATTGAGGATCATCTCAACAAAAGGG GCAACACTTTCGTGGCAAACGTAGCGCTGGCCGACCTGTTGATCAGCGGTCTCGTCATTCCGGCATCTGCCGTGGTCATCCTGTCCGGACTACAGGATTCGCCGCCGGTGTGCCAGTTTCAGTGGTTCCTGTCGATCCTGTGTTGCCTGGTAACCGTGCTTACCATGGCCGCGGTAGCGGCCGAGAACTACATAAGACTCTGCCTGACGCCCGAATGCTACGCCAAACTTACCGTCAGAAAAATCACCACGCTCCTGTTCGCCATATGGATCGTCAGCTCGATCCTGGTCACGTTACAATTCGTCTACAAGATGGGACCAGACTATTGCGCCAAAAAG GTGAGCAGCATCGTTCCCACACAGGCGCTGGTGGCCGGTGCCATCGTGCTGGCGCCGTTGCTCATCACGGCCGGGCTGTACATGCGCATCACGTACCAGGTGCACGTGGCCCGGCTGAACCCGAGCTTCAAGCCGCCGCTGGCGTTCAACTGGGACTACTCGCTGATGCTGGCCAACGCGTACAGCTTCGTCATGTTCGTCGTGTTCTGGGCCCCGTTCGCCGTCGTCCTGGCGCTGGCCACCGTCCAGCGGCTGTCCGCCCAGGTGTTCTACAACCTCGCGTGGCTGGCCCTCAGCAAGTCCTGCTTCAACAACCTGGTGTACTGCGCCGGTAACCGGCACTTCCGCAACGCGTACGTCAACCTGTTCCACTACTGCTGCTGCAAGACGACGGTGACGTTCTCGCGGCGGGCCCGCGACGGCGCCAGCCGCCCGTCCGGCGACGTCCGCGTGCACATCATACCCGGCTACAACATGTACTCGTACACCAGTCCCACCAGGTCCCGGGAGTCGGGATCGTGCCCGCTGCAGGGCAGGCCCCGGGCCAGGGCCAACGGTGGAGGCGGCGGCCTcggctgcggcggcggcggcggtggcggtggagGCGGAGGCGGCCGCGACGTGTACGAGCTGTAA
- the LOC114126906 gene encoding melatonin receptor type 1A-like isoform X5, translating into MLDQFNVTSAINETSKAIVESVMSTTMINDGPLADSDAVSPVTLSMEWSRVARLLIMIGLSVIGSIGNVYMISSVMIEDHLNKRGNTFVANVALADLLISGLVIPASAVVILSGLQDSPPVCQFQWFLSILCCLVTVLTMAAVAAENYIRLCLTPECYAKLTVRKITTLLFAIWIVSSILVTLQFVYKMGPDYCAKKVSSIVPTQALVAGAIVLAPLLITAGLYMRITYQVHVARLNPSFKPPLAFNWDYSLMLANAYSFVMFVVFWAPFAVVLALATVQRLSAQVFYNLAWLALSKSCFNNLVYCAGNRHFRNAYVNLFHYCCCKTTVTFSRRARDGASRPSGDVRVHIIPGYNMYSYTSPTRSRESGSCPLQGRPRARANGGGGGLGCGGGGGGGGGGGGRDVYEL; encoded by the exons ATGTTGGACCAATTCAACGTGACGAGCGCGATAAACGAGACGTCCAAAGCCATCGTAGAGTCAGTTATGAGCACAACGATGATAAACGACGGACCGCTGGCGGACAGCGATGCCGTATCGCCTGTCACGCTGAGTATGGAATGGAGTAGGGTGGCCAGGCTGTTGATCATGATCGGCCTGTCCGTTATCGGCAGCATCGGTAACGTTTACATGATCAGCTCAGTAATGATTGAGGATCATCTCAACAAAAGGG GCAACACTTTCGTGGCAAACGTAGCGCTGGCCGACCTGTTGATCAGCGGTCTCGTCATTCCGGCATCTGCCGTGGTCATCCTGTCCGGACTACAGGATTCGCCGCCGGTGTGCCAGTTTCAGTGGTTCCTGTCGATCCTGTGTTGCCTGGTAACCGTGCTTACCATGGCCGCGGTAGCGGCCGAGAACTACATAAGACTCTGCCTGACGCCCGAATGCTACGCCAAACTTACCGTCAGAAAAATCACCACGCTCCTGTTCGCCATATGGATCGTCAGCTCGATCCTGGTCACGTTACAATTCGTCTACAAGATGGGACCAGACTATTGCGCCAAAAAG GTGAGCAGCATCGTTCCCACACAGGCGCTGGTGGCCGGTGCCATCGTGCTGGCGCCGTTGCTCATCACGGCCGGGCTGTACATGCGCATCACGTACCAGGTGCACGTGGCCCGGCTGAACCCGAGCTTCAAGCCGCCGCTGGCGTTCAACTGGGACTACTCGCTGATGCTGGCCAACGCGTACAGCTTCGTCATGTTCGTCGTGTTCTGGGCCCCGTTCGCCGTCGTCCTGGCGCTGGCCACCGTCCAGCGGCTGTCCGCCCAGGTGTTCTACAACCTCGCGTGGCTGGCCCTCAGCAAGTCCTGCTTCAACAACCTGGTGTACTGCGCCGGTAACCGGCACTTCCGCAACGCGTACGTCAACCTGTTCCACTACTGCTGCTGCAAGACGACGGTGACGTTCTCGCGGCGGGCCCGCGACGGCGCCAGCCGCCCGTCCGGCGACGTCCGCGTGCACATCATACCCGGCTACAACATGTACTCGTACACCAGTCCCACCAGGTCCCGGGAGTCGGGATCGTGCCCGCTGCAGGGCAGGCCCCGGGCCAGGGCCAACGGTGGAGGCGGCGGCCTcggctgcggcggcggcggcggtggcggtggagGCGGAGGCGGCCGCGACGTGTACGAGCTGTAA
- the LOC114126906 gene encoding melatonin receptor type 1A-like isoform X3: MGNTLLKENSMLDQFNVTSAINETSKAIVESVMSTTMINDGPLADSDAVSPVTLSMEWSRVARLLIMIGLSVIGSIGNVYMISSVMIEDHLNKRGNTFVANVALADLLISGLVIPASAVVILSGLQDSPPVCQFQWFLSILCCLVTVLTMAAVAAENYIRLCLTPECYAKLTVRKITTLLFAIWIVSSILVTLQFVYKMGPDYCAKKVSSIVPTQALVAGAIVLAPLLITAGLYMRITYQVHVARLNPSFKPPLAFNWDYSLMLANAYSFVMFVVFWAPFAVVLALATVQRLSAQVFYNLAWLALSKSCFNNLVYCAGNRHFRNAYVNLFHYCCCKTTVTFSRRARDGASRPSGDVRVHIIPGYNMYSYTSPTRSRESGSCPLQGRPRARANGGGGGLGCGGGGGGGGGGGGRDVYEL; the protein is encoded by the exons ATGGGCAATACTTTGTTGAAGGAA aacTCTATGTTGGACCAATTCAACGTGACGAGCGCGATAAACGAGACGTCCAAAGCCATCGTAGAGTCAGTTATGAGCACAACGATGATAAACGACGGACCGCTGGCGGACAGCGATGCCGTATCGCCTGTCACGCTGAGTATGGAATGGAGTAGGGTGGCCAGGCTGTTGATCATGATCGGCCTGTCCGTTATCGGCAGCATCGGTAACGTTTACATGATCAGCTCAGTAATGATTGAGGATCATCTCAACAAAAGGG GCAACACTTTCGTGGCAAACGTAGCGCTGGCCGACCTGTTGATCAGCGGTCTCGTCATTCCGGCATCTGCCGTGGTCATCCTGTCCGGACTACAGGATTCGCCGCCGGTGTGCCAGTTTCAGTGGTTCCTGTCGATCCTGTGTTGCCTGGTAACCGTGCTTACCATGGCCGCGGTAGCGGCCGAGAACTACATAAGACTCTGCCTGACGCCCGAATGCTACGCCAAACTTACCGTCAGAAAAATCACCACGCTCCTGTTCGCCATATGGATCGTCAGCTCGATCCTGGTCACGTTACAATTCGTCTACAAGATGGGACCAGACTATTGCGCCAAAAAG GTGAGCAGCATCGTTCCCACACAGGCGCTGGTGGCCGGTGCCATCGTGCTGGCGCCGTTGCTCATCACGGCCGGGCTGTACATGCGCATCACGTACCAGGTGCACGTGGCCCGGCTGAACCCGAGCTTCAAGCCGCCGCTGGCGTTCAACTGGGACTACTCGCTGATGCTGGCCAACGCGTACAGCTTCGTCATGTTCGTCGTGTTCTGGGCCCCGTTCGCCGTCGTCCTGGCGCTGGCCACCGTCCAGCGGCTGTCCGCCCAGGTGTTCTACAACCTCGCGTGGCTGGCCCTCAGCAAGTCCTGCTTCAACAACCTGGTGTACTGCGCCGGTAACCGGCACTTCCGCAACGCGTACGTCAACCTGTTCCACTACTGCTGCTGCAAGACGACGGTGACGTTCTCGCGGCGGGCCCGCGACGGCGCCAGCCGCCCGTCCGGCGACGTCCGCGTGCACATCATACCCGGCTACAACATGTACTCGTACACCAGTCCCACCAGGTCCCGGGAGTCGGGATCGTGCCCGCTGCAGGGCAGGCCCCGGGCCAGGGCCAACGGTGGAGGCGGCGGCCTcggctgcggcggcggcggcggtggcggtggagGCGGAGGCGGCCGCGACGTGTACGAGCTGTAA
- the LOC114126906 gene encoding melatonin receptor type 1A-like isoform X4, giving the protein MKNRNSMLDQFNVTSAINETSKAIVESVMSTTMINDGPLADSDAVSPVTLSMEWSRVARLLIMIGLSVIGSIGNVYMISSVMIEDHLNKRGNTFVANVALADLLISGLVIPASAVVILSGLQDSPPVCQFQWFLSILCCLVTVLTMAAVAAENYIRLCLTPECYAKLTVRKITTLLFAIWIVSSILVTLQFVYKMGPDYCAKKVSSIVPTQALVAGAIVLAPLLITAGLYMRITYQVHVARLNPSFKPPLAFNWDYSLMLANAYSFVMFVVFWAPFAVVLALATVQRLSAQVFYNLAWLALSKSCFNNLVYCAGNRHFRNAYVNLFHYCCCKTTVTFSRRARDGASRPSGDVRVHIIPGYNMYSYTSPTRSRESGSCPLQGRPRARANGGGGGLGCGGGGGGGGGGGGRDVYEL; this is encoded by the exons ATGAAAAACCGG aacTCTATGTTGGACCAATTCAACGTGACGAGCGCGATAAACGAGACGTCCAAAGCCATCGTAGAGTCAGTTATGAGCACAACGATGATAAACGACGGACCGCTGGCGGACAGCGATGCCGTATCGCCTGTCACGCTGAGTATGGAATGGAGTAGGGTGGCCAGGCTGTTGATCATGATCGGCCTGTCCGTTATCGGCAGCATCGGTAACGTTTACATGATCAGCTCAGTAATGATTGAGGATCATCTCAACAAAAGGG GCAACACTTTCGTGGCAAACGTAGCGCTGGCCGACCTGTTGATCAGCGGTCTCGTCATTCCGGCATCTGCCGTGGTCATCCTGTCCGGACTACAGGATTCGCCGCCGGTGTGCCAGTTTCAGTGGTTCCTGTCGATCCTGTGTTGCCTGGTAACCGTGCTTACCATGGCCGCGGTAGCGGCCGAGAACTACATAAGACTCTGCCTGACGCCCGAATGCTACGCCAAACTTACCGTCAGAAAAATCACCACGCTCCTGTTCGCCATATGGATCGTCAGCTCGATCCTGGTCACGTTACAATTCGTCTACAAGATGGGACCAGACTATTGCGCCAAAAAG GTGAGCAGCATCGTTCCCACACAGGCGCTGGTGGCCGGTGCCATCGTGCTGGCGCCGTTGCTCATCACGGCCGGGCTGTACATGCGCATCACGTACCAGGTGCACGTGGCCCGGCTGAACCCGAGCTTCAAGCCGCCGCTGGCGTTCAACTGGGACTACTCGCTGATGCTGGCCAACGCGTACAGCTTCGTCATGTTCGTCGTGTTCTGGGCCCCGTTCGCCGTCGTCCTGGCGCTGGCCACCGTCCAGCGGCTGTCCGCCCAGGTGTTCTACAACCTCGCGTGGCTGGCCCTCAGCAAGTCCTGCTTCAACAACCTGGTGTACTGCGCCGGTAACCGGCACTTCCGCAACGCGTACGTCAACCTGTTCCACTACTGCTGCTGCAAGACGACGGTGACGTTCTCGCGGCGGGCCCGCGACGGCGCCAGCCGCCCGTCCGGCGACGTCCGCGTGCACATCATACCCGGCTACAACATGTACTCGTACACCAGTCCCACCAGGTCCCGGGAGTCGGGATCGTGCCCGCTGCAGGGCAGGCCCCGGGCCAGGGCCAACGGTGGAGGCGGCGGCCTcggctgcggcggcggcggcggtggcggtggagGCGGAGGCGGCCGCGACGTGTACGAGCTGTAA
- the LOC114126906 gene encoding melatonin receptor type 1A-like isoform X2 — MFNMSANLENSMLDQFNVTSAINETSKAIVESVMSTTMINDGPLADSDAVSPVTLSMEWSRVARLLIMIGLSVIGSIGNVYMISSVMIEDHLNKRGNTFVANVALADLLISGLVIPASAVVILSGLQDSPPVCQFQWFLSILCCLVTVLTMAAVAAENYIRLCLTPECYAKLTVRKITTLLFAIWIVSSILVTLQFVYKMGPDYCAKKVSSIVPTQALVAGAIVLAPLLITAGLYMRITYQVHVARLNPSFKPPLAFNWDYSLMLANAYSFVMFVVFWAPFAVVLALATVQRLSAQVFYNLAWLALSKSCFNNLVYCAGNRHFRNAYVNLFHYCCCKTTVTFSRRARDGASRPSGDVRVHIIPGYNMYSYTSPTRSRESGSCPLQGRPRARANGGGGGLGCGGGGGGGGGGGGRDVYEL; from the exons aacTCTATGTTGGACCAATTCAACGTGACGAGCGCGATAAACGAGACGTCCAAAGCCATCGTAGAGTCAGTTATGAGCACAACGATGATAAACGACGGACCGCTGGCGGACAGCGATGCCGTATCGCCTGTCACGCTGAGTATGGAATGGAGTAGGGTGGCCAGGCTGTTGATCATGATCGGCCTGTCCGTTATCGGCAGCATCGGTAACGTTTACATGATCAGCTCAGTAATGATTGAGGATCATCTCAACAAAAGGG GCAACACTTTCGTGGCAAACGTAGCGCTGGCCGACCTGTTGATCAGCGGTCTCGTCATTCCGGCATCTGCCGTGGTCATCCTGTCCGGACTACAGGATTCGCCGCCGGTGTGCCAGTTTCAGTGGTTCCTGTCGATCCTGTGTTGCCTGGTAACCGTGCTTACCATGGCCGCGGTAGCGGCCGAGAACTACATAAGACTCTGCCTGACGCCCGAATGCTACGCCAAACTTACCGTCAGAAAAATCACCACGCTCCTGTTCGCCATATGGATCGTCAGCTCGATCCTGGTCACGTTACAATTCGTCTACAAGATGGGACCAGACTATTGCGCCAAAAAG GTGAGCAGCATCGTTCCCACACAGGCGCTGGTGGCCGGTGCCATCGTGCTGGCGCCGTTGCTCATCACGGCCGGGCTGTACATGCGCATCACGTACCAGGTGCACGTGGCCCGGCTGAACCCGAGCTTCAAGCCGCCGCTGGCGTTCAACTGGGACTACTCGCTGATGCTGGCCAACGCGTACAGCTTCGTCATGTTCGTCGTGTTCTGGGCCCCGTTCGCCGTCGTCCTGGCGCTGGCCACCGTCCAGCGGCTGTCCGCCCAGGTGTTCTACAACCTCGCGTGGCTGGCCCTCAGCAAGTCCTGCTTCAACAACCTGGTGTACTGCGCCGGTAACCGGCACTTCCGCAACGCGTACGTCAACCTGTTCCACTACTGCTGCTGCAAGACGACGGTGACGTTCTCGCGGCGGGCCCGCGACGGCGCCAGCCGCCCGTCCGGCGACGTCCGCGTGCACATCATACCCGGCTACAACATGTACTCGTACACCAGTCCCACCAGGTCCCGGGAGTCGGGATCGTGCCCGCTGCAGGGCAGGCCCCGGGCCAGGGCCAACGGTGGAGGCGGCGGCCTcggctgcggcggcggcggcggtggcggtggagGCGGAGGCGGCCGCGACGTGTACGAGCTGTAA